The Gemmatimonas sp. genome window below encodes:
- a CDS encoding HNH endonuclease signature motif containing protein, whose amino-acid sequence MRRAALRDCGQRCVYCAARLDHRTATLDHVVPLARGGAYDPGNLVTACGPCNRLKCDMLPFDFFARHPWAGANFVRYARSVHRALKRGARRAVSLAFAQADMMAA is encoded by the coding sequence ATGCGCCGCGCCGCCCTGCGCGACTGTGGGCAACGCTGCGTGTACTGCGCGGCGCGACTCGATCACCGTACCGCGACCCTCGATCATGTCGTGCCGTTGGCGCGCGGCGGGGCGTATGACCCGGGCAACCTGGTGACAGCCTGTGGCCCGTGTAACCGGCTCAAGTGCGATATGCTCCCGTTCGATTTCTTCGCCCGCCATCCGTGGGCGGGAGCGAACTTCGTGCGGTACGCGCGGTCGGTACATCGGGCCCTCAAACGTGGTGCGCGGCGCGCGGTGAGTCTGGCCTTCGCGCAGGCGGATATGATGGCGGCGTAG
- a CDS encoding HIT family protein, translated as MTPSSGHCIFCDLIRGAAEVSICYEDSVAIAFLDIQPVNPGHVLVVPREHYEVLQDIPKDVGAHLYQVAAKLIPRVQTASGATDMNIVVNSGAAAGQNVMHYHIHLIPRREGDGFDVPLPFPGSQMPNRQQLDGMAARIGSMLRDPLTNSGMKR; from the coding sequence ATGACGCCGTCCAGCGGCCACTGCATTTTCTGCGACCTGATTCGGGGCGCGGCCGAAGTGTCGATCTGTTACGAAGATTCGGTCGCGATCGCCTTCCTCGATATTCAACCGGTCAACCCCGGGCACGTGCTGGTCGTCCCTCGTGAGCACTACGAGGTGCTGCAGGATATCCCGAAGGATGTCGGTGCCCATCTGTACCAGGTGGCGGCCAAGCTGATTCCGCGCGTGCAGACGGCGTCGGGGGCGACGGACATGAACATTGTCGTGAATTCGGGTGCCGCCGCCGGTCAGAACGTGATGCACTATCACATTCACCTGATCCCGCGGCGCGAAGGCGATGGGTTCGATGTGCCGCTGCCGTTCCCTGGTTCGCAAATGCCGAACCGGCAGCAACTCGACGGCATGGCGGCCCGTATCGGGAGCATGCTCCGTGACCCGCTCACGAACAGCGGCATGAAGCGCTAA